One Epidermidibacterium keratini DNA segment encodes these proteins:
- a CDS encoding class I adenylate-forming enzyme family protein, producing the protein MSTYDERPWLELYGDQKADYELEFPSALDMFEAGLAADPDGVAIRYFDGVITRKELDELSDALAVGLLDRGFQPGDRLAVYLQNVPQFVICMVAAWKAGGLLVSINPMSRERELTYLLGDSGAKVLVALDDLYRDVGTNVVPDSPVELVLTTSGLDYQTRNDPRLFDGQRIEPGEGAEDFAAFIDKYRGQQPPPVELGLDDTAFLTYTSGTTGVPKGAMNTHRNVVFTAMVYRDFVRFQPGGEIFGIAPLFHITGLIGHIAISLLAPMPLILAFRFEPAVVLDALKEHRPTYTIGAITAFNALINHPDFTKDAFSSFTSVYSGGAPISPSAERAFETAAGIQVQNAYGLTETTSPMTANPFGAQPPVDETSGALSVGVPVPSTVVRIQGEDGADLPLGEIGEIVAKGPQVVAGYWQKPKETAEGIPNGSLHSGDVGFMNEDGWIFIVDRKKDMINASGYKVWPREVEDVLGEHPAVLEAAVVGVPDEKRGETVKAFVSLKSGASTTPEELIAHAKQRMAAYKYPRELVILDELPKTVTGKILRRELRE; encoded by the coding sequence ATGTCGACCTACGACGAACGGCCATGGCTGGAGCTCTACGGCGACCAGAAGGCCGACTACGAGCTCGAGTTCCCAAGCGCACTAGACATGTTCGAGGCGGGGCTGGCCGCCGACCCGGACGGGGTGGCGATCCGCTACTTCGACGGCGTGATCACCCGCAAGGAGCTCGACGAGCTCAGCGACGCGCTCGCCGTCGGGCTGCTTGACCGCGGCTTCCAGCCCGGTGACCGCCTCGCGGTCTATCTGCAGAACGTGCCGCAGTTCGTGATCTGCATGGTCGCGGCGTGGAAAGCCGGCGGGCTGCTGGTCTCGATCAACCCGATGAGCCGCGAGCGGGAGCTGACCTACCTGCTCGGCGACTCGGGAGCGAAGGTGCTCGTCGCGCTCGATGACCTCTACCGCGATGTCGGGACGAACGTCGTACCCGACAGCCCCGTGGAGCTCGTGCTCACGACCAGCGGACTGGACTATCAGACCCGCAACGACCCGCGGCTGTTTGACGGGCAGCGGATCGAGCCTGGCGAGGGCGCGGAGGACTTCGCCGCGTTCATTGACAAGTACCGCGGGCAGCAGCCGCCGCCGGTCGAGCTGGGCCTCGATGACACCGCGTTCTTGACCTATACCTCGGGTACGACGGGCGTGCCCAAGGGCGCGATGAACACCCACCGCAACGTGGTGTTCACCGCCATGGTCTACCGAGACTTCGTGCGGTTCCAGCCCGGTGGCGAGATCTTCGGTATCGCTCCGCTGTTTCACATCACCGGTCTGATCGGGCATATCGCGATCAGCTTGCTCGCACCGATGCCGCTCATCCTGGCGTTCCGCTTCGAGCCGGCCGTCGTACTCGATGCGCTCAAGGAGCACCGACCGACGTACACGATCGGGGCGATCACCGCGTTTAACGCGCTGATCAACCATCCGGACTTCACCAAGGACGCGTTCAGCTCGTTTACGTCGGTCTACTCCGGTGGGGCTCCGATCTCACCGTCTGCCGAGCGTGCTTTCGAGACGGCCGCGGGCATCCAGGTCCAGAACGCCTACGGGCTTACCGAGACGACGAGCCCAATGACGGCCAACCCGTTTGGTGCGCAGCCGCCGGTCGATGAGACATCGGGTGCGCTGTCGGTCGGCGTGCCGGTGCCATCGACGGTCGTGCGCATCCAGGGCGAGGACGGCGCGGATCTTCCACTCGGTGAGATCGGTGAGATCGTCGCCAAAGGCCCGCAGGTAGTCGCCGGCTACTGGCAGAAGCCGAAGGAGACCGCTGAGGGGATCCCGAACGGCTCGCTGCACTCCGGCGACGTCGGCTTCATGAACGAGGACGGCTGGATCTTCATCGTCGATCGCAAGAAGGACATGATCAACGCCTCCGGATACAAGGTCTGGCCGCGCGAGGTCGAGGACGTGCTCGGGGAGCATCCCGCCGTACTCGAGGCGGCAGTGGTCGGCGTACCGGATGAGAAGCGCGGCGAGACGGTCAAGGCGTTCGTCAGCTTGAAGTCCGGCGCGAGTACGACGCCCGAGGAGCTGATTGCGCATGCCAAGCAGCGGATGGCGGCGTACAAGTATCCGCGCGAGCTGGTGATCCTCGACGAGCTGCCGAAGACGGTCACCGGCAAGATCCTGCGCCGCGAGCTTCGGGAGTGA